The following coding sequences lie in one Arachis ipaensis cultivar K30076 chromosome B05, Araip1.1, whole genome shotgun sequence genomic window:
- the LOC107642882 gene encoding ATPase family AAA domain-containing protein 3 (The sequence of the model RefSeq protein was modified relative to this genomic sequence to represent the inferred CDS: added 35 bases not found in genome assembly) — MRKQEQTRLAELDAEKVHFELIQSQGDIERQQKMAEEQRNLMQEQAQKQAQVLRYEDELARKRMQTDHEAQRRHNVELVKMQEDSSVRKEQARRVTEEQIQSQQRQTERERAEIERETIRVKAMAEAEGRALEAKLTEDHKRRMLIERMQGERDKWLAAINTTFGHIEGGLRALLTDRDKLVMTVGGATALAAGVYTTREGAKVTWGYINRILGQPSLIRESSMAKFPGSRIISQAKNRVLNYSTMARAEKPVESQNGGLGNVILHPSLQKRIEHLARATSNTKVHQAPFRNMLFYGPPGTGKTMVAREIARKSGLDYAMMTGGDVAPLGPQAVTKIHEIFDWAKKSRKGLLLFIDEADAFLCERNSTHMSEAQRSALNALLFRTGDQSRDIVLVLATNRPGDLDSAVTDRIDEVIEFPLPGEEERLKLLKLYLNNYLCTDNNGSKRGMLLKKQTQKITVKDLSEDVLREAAKKTEGFSGREIAKLVAGVQAAVYGRPDCTLDSQLFKEIVDYKVVEHHQRLKLAAEGGIPNQTQ, encoded by the exons ATGCGAAAGCAGGAACAAACTCGCCTTGCTGAGTTAGATGCTGAGAAAGTTCATTTTGAACTTATTCAATCTCAAGGAGATATT GAAAGGCAGCAGAAAATGGCTGAAGAACAGCGAAATCTAATGCAAGAGCAAGCTCAGAAACAGGCCCAGGTGCTGCGATATGAAGATGAATTGGCAAGGAAAAGAATGCAG ACAGATCATGAAGCTCAAAGGCGACACAATGTTGAATTGGTCAAGATGCAAGAGGATTCTTCTGTAAGAAAGGAGCAGGCAAGACGGGTTACTGAAGAACAGATTCAATCTCAGCAGCGTCAGACTGAAAGAGAGCGTGCTGAGATAGAAAGAGAAACTATCAGAGTTAAAGCAATGGCAGAGGCTGAAGGTCGAGCGCTTGAAGCAAAATTGACTGAGGATCATAAAAGGAGAATGCTTATAGAACGGATGCAGGGTGAAAGAGATAAATGGCTTGCTGCGATCAACACAACCTTTGGTCATATTGAAG GTGGTTTAAGGGCCTTGTTGACTGATAGGGACAAATTGGTTATGACTGTTGGGGGAGCTACTGCATTAGCTGCCGGAGTATATACAACTAG AGAAGGTGCTAAAGTTACATGGGGCTATATAAATCGGATTTTGGGGCAGCCATCATTGATCCGGGAATCATCCATGGCAAAGTTTCCAGGCTCAAGAATCATATCTCAAgccaaaaatagagtcttgaatTATAGTACTATGGCCAGGGCAGAAAAGCCTGTTGAGAGTCAAAATGGTGGTCTTGGAAATGTAATCCTCCATCCATCATTGCAGAAAAGAATAGAGCATCTTGCACGGGCAACATCAAATACCAAGGTTCATCAGGCACCATTCCGTAACATGCTTTTTTACGGGCCTCCTGGGACTGGTAAAACCATGGTTGCAAGGGAAATAGCTAGGAAATCG GGTTTGGATTATGCTATGATGACTGGAGGAGATGTTGCACCTTTGGGCCCACAGGCTGTTACCAAAATTCATGAGATATTTGATTGGGCCAAGAAATCAAGAAAGGGTTTATTGCTTTTCATTGATGAGGCCGATGCTTTCCTGTGCGA GCGTAACAGCACTCACATGAGTGAAGCTCAACGAAGTGCACTAAACGCATTGCTTTTCAGAACTGGTGATCAGTCTAGAGACATTGTACTTGTCCTTGCCACCAACAGACCCGGTGATCTTGATAGTGCAGTCACTGATCGCATTGACGAAGTGATTGAATTCCCCCTCCCTGGAGAGGAGGAACGTCTAAAATTATTGAAGCTCTATTTGAACAATTATCTATGTACTGACAATAATGGCTCCAAGAGAGGCATGTTGCTGAAGAAGCAGACCCAGAAGATTACGGTAAAAGATTTATCCGAGGATGTGCTAAGAGAGGCTGCCAAGAAAACAGAGGGATTTTCTGGGCGCGAGATAGCCAAACTTGTGGCCGGTGTCCAAGCTGCTGTTTATGGGCGCCCAGACTGCACCTTGGATTCTCAGTTGTTCAAAGAAATCGTAGATTATAAAGTGGTGGAACATCATCAGCGATTAAAACTGG
- the LOC107640130 gene encoding zinc finger protein CONSTANS-LIKE 14-like, translating into MMLLPCDYYDSKTAVLFCRADSAKLCISCDQHVHSANALSLKHVRSQICNNCRNEPATVRYATNNLVLCNDCDSDTHNSSTIASSLHTHHRLHGFSGCPPALEIAAALGIELKFNSNYNSGSGNTSSSRKESGSCRRWRIRRARCR; encoded by the coding sequence ATGATGCTGCTACCGTGCGACTACTACGACTCCAAAACGGCAGTTCTCTTTTGCCGCGCCGACTCTGCCAAGCTCTGCATCTCATGTGACCAGCACGTGCACTCTGCCAACGCCCTCTCACTCAAGCACGTGCGCTCTCAGATTTGCAATAACTGCCGCAACGAACCTGCCACCGTGCGATACGCCACCAACAATCTCGTCCTCTGCAACGACTGCGACTCCGACACACACAACAGTTCCACCATCGCTTCCTCCCTCCACACCCACCACCGCCTCCATGGCTTCTCCGGCTGTCCCCCCGCCCTCGAAATCGCCGCCGCCTTAGGGATCGAGCTCAAGTTCAACTCCAACTACAACAGCGGCTCCGGTAATACATCCAGTTCACGAAAGGAAAGTGGTTCTTGTCGACGGTGGCGAATCCGACGAGCCAGATGTCGGTGA
- the LOC107640131 gene encoding uncharacterized protein LOC107640131 — translation MGSDGASSSTRRVPLPPTVKCVEAAEKKDKIAPTCKYGVYAILYKSRTMTNPNRLFFGCPFFKLKNPSHCKFFLWLDDHVSTIRVLEKFVTENEVDDLKVYLGKKVVEQKLVDLEKKVLHLERKKNVNLYLVILAVISVIFASVIAKLG, via the exons ATGGGTAGTGACGGAGCTTCATCCAGCACACGACGCGTTCCACTGCCGCCAACCGTGAAATGCGTGGAAGCTGCAGAGAAGAAGGACAAGATTGCTCCGACGTGCAAATACGGGGTGTACGCCATATTGTACAAATCGAGGACGATGACGAACCCCAATAGATTGTTCTTTGGATGTCCATTCTTTAAG CTGAAAAATCCCAGTCACTGCAAGTTCTTCTTATGGCTGGATGACCATGTTTCAACAATAAGAGTCCTTGAAAAATTTGTTACGGAGAACGAGGTTGATGATCTGAAGGTGTATCTGGGGAAGAAGGTAGTGGAACAGAAACTGGTTGATTTGGAGAAGAAGGTGTTGCATctagagaggaagaagaatgttAATCTGTATTTGGTTATTCTTGCAGTGATTTCTGTAATTTTTGCTTCTGTTATTGCCAAACTTGGCTGA